The Vigna radiata var. radiata cultivar VC1973A chromosome 6, Vradiata_ver6, whole genome shotgun sequence DNA segment TCCACTTCAAATCACCATAAGACAAAGCTGCGAATTCagtaaatagtaattaaaaatacaacACATTTCCTCATATAGCTAAAGTTAAGGTCCAACCAGAAAATGCTACCTTACATATGAAGTAAGAATATTACATACATATGGGGAGACACAACACACTATAATtcaaactcaaaaaaaaaaaatcattacccatctaatatatatattttttccttcacATTTCTGTCTTTCTTCAGaagcaataataaaataaaataatttctttgcAAATTATTTAACATGGTCGTGACGTAGCAAATGATGTTGTAGTGTcatataatacataataaaacaaaaaagacaaaaacttcATACATAACCAACCATACACATCGATTCTAAATTCTCATGTCCATGTATATATCATCAATGTCTTCTTCCTTATGCATGAAACATCAAAAGTTCACAGCAACACACGAAAAAAACATCATATGGCTTCAACCCAGCACCATGTCCAAGGCCTAACAGCTGAGGAAGAAACGGAACTAGAACCtgtgataaaaaaataccaTCTTTTCGAACACTGTCCCAACAAATGTTCTTCCATAATATCCTACCGCATCGATGCTCCGGCGAGCACGGTTTGGCCGTTCGTGCGAAGCTTCGAGAACCCTCAGAAGTACAAGCACTTCATCAAAGGGTGCAACATGAGAGGTGACGGTGGCGTCGGAAGCATAAGAGAAGTAACCGTTGTTTCTGGTCTTCCGGCGTCGACGAGCACCGAGAGACTCGAGATTTTGGACGATGAAAAACACGTGCTGAGCTTTAGGGTGGTTGGTGGCGAGCACCGACTCAAGAACTACCGTTCCGTTACGTCGGTCAACGAGTTCAGGAAAGAGGGTAGGGTTTACACCATCGTATTGGAATCGTATATCGTAGACATACCCGAAGGGAATACGGAGGAAGATACGAAGATGTTTGTGGACACTGTGGTCAAACTCAACCTTCAGAAACTTGGGGTGGTGGCCATGGCTTCTTCTTCATCCATGCATGAACAATAACAAGAAACGGTTAACATGTATGGTATGTTTGCAAATTTAAGGATTTTGGTATTGTTGTGTTAAAAATCATTCAACGGTATCAACAACATTCTTAGATTTGCTTAGGAAAATGGGGTAGGTAGGTTAATTAATTAGTgttcttcttttcaattttgtaCCAAAATGGAGAAACAAACACGCATTTGGACTCTATTTGTCCTTCCATGATCATTAGAGTATTATTGCATGCTAATTTGGAATATGATTACTTTCATTTCATctctcttattttcattttttgggttaatgatgaagaggaagatAAGTTTGTGGGGTTAATTGGGTTTTATATATGttgcaattttaaattcaattgatTAGATGGAATAGAAAAATGGTTGGAATCTAATGAATATTTGAAGCTACTTCTTTCTGCATTCCCACAATTATTAACTACACCTCACAATAAGACAAAAAGACTCAAACACCCTTTACAATTACCATCATTGTCATTTCAATGTCATGCCGctatagaggaagaagagaggagGAACATTGCAgcggaggaagaagagagaaaatgataaaaaaaaatattctaaaatgtaTTTCATGTGTTCACCTAGTGTTTTGGAAAATTTGAGGGGTGCAGAAAGTAAAACCCGCCATGGGGTTCTACGTGGTATTTCTTAGTGGGTTGGACTGGGCCTATGAACACTAACTGGTTATTGGAAGTATTTCTTAGgcgaaaaatgaaaataattatttgttgtaaAGCTTATAGTGAAAATGGCATTAGATAGTAAAGTTGGTAGCATTGATTAATgttgaagagagaaaagaagatagGTAGATGGTAGTTGAGTTAGAGCTTAAATGTCAAAACCTTGTTCAAagtaaagaagagaaaaagagagaaaaagagagaaaaatatcgTGATTAAACTTGAGAAACATGTGAGTATGAAAAATGAATGTGAAAAGCTCCTTTGTTTAGGTTTTGTCTTTTTCAATTCAAGATGAAGCTTTTATGAAACCTACGATGACATCATTAGATAAGGTTGGTTTTGTAAGTAGTGTTGGAATAGATCCAAAATGGGCCTGTGTTGTTTT contains these protein-coding regions:
- the LOC106764419 gene encoding abscisic acid receptor PYL2 encodes the protein MHETSKVHSNTRKKHHMASTQHHVQGLTAEEETELEPVIKKYHLFEHCPNKCSSIISYRIDAPASTVWPFVRSFENPQKYKHFIKGCNMRGDGGVGSIREVTVVSGLPASTSTERLEILDDEKHVLSFRVVGGEHRLKNYRSVTSVNEFRKEGRVYTIVLESYIVDIPEGNTEEDTKMFVDTVVKLNLQKLGVVAMASSSSMHEQ